The following proteins are encoded in a genomic region of Rubrobacter xylanophilus DSM 9941:
- a CDS encoding SDR family oxidoreductase, with amino-acid sequence MGVLELFNLRGKTAIVTGGGRGLGLYMAEALAEAGASLTICSRRREQLEEARGRLESAGKGGVLALGCDVTDPEQVEEVVEKTVEGFGSVDIVVNNSGATWGAPPLEMPLEKFDHVLRVNVRGTFLMSRSAARRMIERGSGGVIVNVSSVAGLVGGDPRYMQTVGYNASKGAIISMTRDLATSWAPHGIRVNAVAPGWFPTRMSRGLIERHERQMLADIPMKRFGGPEDIKGAVLFLASPASSYMTGQTLVVDGGLTAW; translated from the coding sequence ATGGGGGTTTTGGAGCTCTTTAATCTCCGGGGCAAGACCGCGATAGTCACCGGGGGAGGCCGGGGCCTCGGGCTCTACATGGCCGAGGCCCTGGCCGAGGCGGGGGCCTCCCTGACGATCTGCTCCCGCAGGAGGGAGCAGCTGGAGGAAGCGCGGGGGCGCCTGGAGTCGGCCGGGAAGGGTGGGGTCCTCGCCCTCGGTTGCGACGTGACCGACCCCGAGCAGGTGGAGGAGGTGGTCGAGAAGACCGTCGAGGGCTTCGGCTCGGTGGACATAGTCGTCAACAACAGCGGCGCCACCTGGGGCGCCCCGCCGCTGGAGATGCCGCTGGAGAAGTTCGACCACGTGCTGCGGGTCAACGTCCGCGGCACCTTCCTCATGAGCCGCTCGGCGGCCCGCAGGATGATAGAGCGCGGCTCGGGCGGCGTGATCGTCAACGTCTCCAGCGTCGCCGGGCTGGTGGGCGGCGACCCGCGCTACATGCAGACCGTCGGCTACAACGCCTCGAAGGGTGCGATCATCTCCATGACCCGCGACCTGGCCACCTCCTGGGCCCCCCACGGGATAAGGGTCAACGCCGTGGCCCCCGGGTGGTTCCCCACCAGGATGAGCCGGGGCCTGATCGAACGCCACGAGCGGCAGATGCTGGCGGACATCCCCATGAAGCGCTTCGGCGGGCCGGAGGACATAAAGGGCGCCGTGCTGTTCTTGGCCTCCCCCGCCTCCTCCTACATGACCGGCCAGACGCTCGTGGTCGAC